A DNA window from Turicibacter sp. TJ11 contains the following coding sequences:
- a CDS encoding glycosyltransferase family 2 protein: MNNSKLVCGVIVTYNCKEEFLDTFSAIYSQVSKLVIVDNGSKEETLCILSNLANEYQIELIRLSQNLGIAEALNRGITYALENQYEWVITFDHDSIPKENMVYELLKGYNSLDVLEKEKVVSLIPINLEQGINEEENDTQDQHVKYVERGITSGNLVKSKVFEIIGLFEAKLFIDLVDLDFCFRLIENGYKIVEVNTAILYHRLGDSSQAKLFFKNITYTNHSPLRRYYMTRNRIYCWNRYATVVPKSIREDKISAIKEIIKIMLYENEKKAKFSMIYQGYKDGKNNLFGPFRQR; encoded by the coding sequence ATGAATAATTCAAAATTAGTTTGTGGAGTTATTGTTACATATAATTGTAAAGAAGAGTTCTTAGATACATTCAGTGCAATTTATAGTCAAGTTAGTAAGTTAGTTATTGTTGATAATGGATCAAAAGAGGAAACTTTATGTATTCTGTCAAACTTAGCTAATGAATATCAAATTGAGTTAATAAGGCTATCACAAAATCTTGGAATAGCGGAAGCTTTAAATAGAGGTATAACCTATGCATTAGAAAACCAATATGAGTGGGTTATTACTTTTGATCATGATAGTATTCCAAAAGAAAATATGGTTTATGAGTTATTAAAGGGATATAACTCTTTAGATGTATTAGAGAAAGAGAAAGTTGTAAGCTTAATCCCTATTAATCTAGAGCAAGGAATTAATGAAGAGGAAAATGATACACAGGATCAGCATGTAAAATATGTTGAGAGAGGTATTACATCGGGTAATTTAGTTAAATCAAAGGTTTTTGAGATTATAGGATTATTTGAAGCTAAGTTATTTATTGATTTAGTAGATTTAGATTTTTGTTTTAGATTAATTGAGAATGGATATAAAATAGTTGAAGTAAATACAGCTATTTTATACCATCGTCTAGGAGATTCTTCTCAAGCTAAGCTATTCTTTAAAAATATAACATACACTAATCATTCTCCTTTACGCCGATACTATATGACTCGTAATAGAATATATTGTTGGAATAGGTATGCTACCGTTGTACCCAAATCTATTCGAGAAGATAAAATATCAGCAATAAAAGAGATTATTAAAATTATGCTTTATGAAAATGAGAAAAAAGCTAAATTTAGTATGATATATCAAGGCTATAAGGATGGAAAAAATAATCTATTTGGACCATTTAGACAGAGATAA
- the rfbD gene encoding dTDP-4-dehydrorhamnose reductase, which translates to MKVLVTGVKGQLGYDVVKELEKRGHQPIGVDREEMDLMDNEAIRIFIMNLKPDAIIHCAAYTAVDKAEEESEICYQINAEAVKVIAECAKELDVKMIYISTDYVFDGTKEGEYVETDIPNPINVYGASKLKGEQYVQELLEKYYIVRISWVFGVNGNNFIKTMRRLGLERDELNIINDQVGSPTYTADLAPLLVDMIETNKYGIYHATNEGFCSWCEFANEIFKQSGIEVKTNPITTDQYPTAAKRPMNSQMSKDKLKENGFNLLPTWQNALTDYIKKI; encoded by the coding sequence ATGAAAGTATTAGTAACAGGAGTTAAAGGTCAATTAGGATACGACGTTGTTAAAGAATTAGAAAAACGCGGTCATCAACCGATTGGAGTGGACCGTGAAGAGATGGACTTAATGGATAATGAAGCGATTCGTATCTTCATTATGAACTTAAAACCAGACGCCATCATTCATTGTGCGGCTTACACAGCCGTTGATAAAGCAGAAGAAGAGTCAGAGATTTGTTATCAAATCAATGCAGAGGCTGTTAAAGTCATCGCTGAGTGTGCAAAAGAGTTAGATGTTAAAATGATTTATATTAGTACGGATTATGTCTTCGATGGAACTAAAGAGGGGGAATATGTAGAAACGGATATTCCAAATCCAATCAATGTTTACGGAGCAAGTAAACTAAAAGGAGAACAATACGTTCAAGAGTTACTTGAAAAATACTATATCGTCCGTATTTCATGGGTCTTCGGTGTGAATGGAAATAACTTCATCAAAACGATGCGTCGTTTAGGATTAGAACGTGATGAATTAAATATCATCAACGATCAAGTGGGATCACCAACGTACACAGCAGACTTAGCCCCATTATTAGTCGACATGATTGAAACTAATAAATACGGTATTTACCATGCGACGAATGAAGGATTCTGCTCATGGTGTGAATTTGCGAATGAGATCTTCAAACAAAGTGGGATTGAAGTGAAAACAAATCCAATTACAACAGATCAATATCCAACAGCAGCGAAGCGTCCAATGAATAGTCAAATGAGTAAAGACAAGTTAAAAGAGAATGGTTTTAACTTATTGCCAACATGGCAAAATGCGTTAACTGACTATATAAAAAAGATTTAA
- the rfbB gene encoding dTDP-glucose 4,6-dehydratase, translating into MMEKKILVTGGAGFIGGNFVHYMVDKYPNYMIVNLDALTYAGNLETCQPVEGKPNYKFVKGDIADREFIFDLFEKEKFDIVVNFAAESHVDRSVTDPEIFIKTNVLGTQVLMDASRTYGVERYHQVSTDEVYGDLPLDRPDLFFTEETPLHTSSPYSASKASADLLVFAYHRTFGLPITISRCSNNYGPYHFPEKLIPLMISRALNDEQLPVYGNGENVRDWLHVYDHCAAIDLILHKGKVGEVYNVGGHNERTNLEVVKTILKALNKPEVLITYVKDRPGHDLRYAIDPQKLENELGWKPTYNFDTGIQQTIEWYLDNKQWWENIISGEYQNYFEKQYGDK; encoded by the coding sequence ATGATGGAGAAAAAGATTTTAGTAACAGGTGGAGCAGGATTTATTGGAGGGAACTTTGTTCATTATATGGTGGATAAGTATCCAAACTACATGATTGTGAACTTAGATGCTTTAACCTATGCTGGAAACTTAGAGACGTGTCAACCAGTTGAAGGAAAGCCTAACTATAAATTTGTGAAAGGCGATATTGCGGATCGTGAATTTATCTTTGACTTATTTGAAAAAGAAAAATTCGATATCGTCGTTAACTTCGCGGCCGAGTCTCATGTAGACCGTTCAGTGACAGATCCAGAAATTTTCATTAAAACAAACGTTTTAGGAACACAAGTATTAATGGATGCATCACGTACTTATGGCGTAGAACGTTATCATCAAGTGTCAACAGACGAAGTATATGGAGATTTACCATTAGATCGTCCTGATTTATTCTTTACAGAAGAAACACCATTACACACATCAAGCCCATACTCAGCATCAAAAGCATCAGCTGATTTATTAGTGTTTGCTTACCACCGTACGTTTGGATTACCAATTACAATTTCTCGTTGTTCAAATAACTACGGTCCTTATCATTTTCCTGAAAAATTAATTCCATTAATGATTTCACGTGCGTTAAATGATGAGCAATTACCGGTTTACGGAAATGGAGAGAACGTTCGTGATTGGTTACACGTGTATGATCACTGTGCAGCGATTGACTTAATTTTACACAAGGGTAAAGTGGGAGAAGTTTATAACGTCGGTGGACACAACGAACGTACTAACTTAGAGGTCGTTAAAACGATTTTAAAAGCCTTAAATAAACCAGAAGTATTAATTACTTACGTGAAAGATCGTCCAGGGCACGATTTACGTTATGCGATTGACCCACAAAAATTAGAAAATGAATTAGGATGGAAACCAACGTATAACTTCGATACAGGAATTCAACAAACGATTGAGTGGTATTTAGATAATAAACAATGGTGGGAAAATATTATCTCAGGTGAATATCAAAACTATTTTGAAAAACAATATGGTGATAAATAA
- the rfbC gene encoding dTDP-4-dehydrorhamnose 3,5-epimerase codes for MGNFNFIQTKIPDLYIIEPKVFGDDRGYFMESYSQKDFADAGLTMNFVQDNESKSRKGVLRGLHFQTQHTQGKLVRVTQGEVWDVAVDLRKGSPTYGQWEGVYLSAENKRQFYVPEGFAHGFVVTSDEAVFNYKCTDFYAPEYDSGLLWNDEEVGIDWPLEDLGEILLSEKDQKQKTLKELIDLPFIYEGEKK; via the coding sequence ATGGGAAACTTTAATTTCATTCAAACGAAAATTCCAGATTTATATATTATTGAACCAAAAGTATTCGGTGATGACCGTGGCTATTTTATGGAAAGCTACAGTCAAAAAGATTTTGCTGACGCTGGGTTAACGATGAACTTCGTTCAAGATAATGAGTCAAAATCTCGTAAAGGAGTTTTACGTGGTCTCCACTTCCAAACACAACATACACAAGGAAAACTTGTGCGTGTCACTCAAGGTGAAGTTTGGGATGTCGCAGTTGACTTACGCAAAGGATCACCGACTTATGGACAATGGGAAGGGGTTTATTTAAGTGCTGAGAATAAACGACAATTCTATGTACCAGAGGGATTTGCTCATGGATTTGTGGTAACTTCGGACGAAGCTGTGTTTAATTACAAATGTACTGACTTCTATGCACCTGAATATGATAGTGGTTTACTTTGGAATGACGAAGAAGTTGGAATTGATTGGCCGTTAGAAGATCTAGGAGAGATTTTATTATCAGAAAAAGATCAGAAACAAAAAACATTAAAAGAATTAATAGACTTACCATTTATTTATGAAGGAGAGAAGAAGTAA
- the rfbA gene encoding glucose-1-phosphate thymidylyltransferase RfbA — protein sequence MKGIILAGGSGTRLYPITKSVSKQALPIYDKPMIYYPLSVLMLAGIKDILVISTPRDITLFQELLGDGSHLGLTIEYKVQEQPNGLAEAFIIGEEFIGNDKVALVLGDNIFHGYGFTERLQKAVNREESTIFGYHVSDPSAFGVVEFDQDFNVLSIEEKPAQPKSNYAVPGLYFYDNEVVEIAKNIQPSPRGELEITDINNEYLRRGKLKVELFGRGMAWLDTGTHRGLLEASNYVEAVQTRQGLFVSCLEEIAYRQGYISKEQLLELAKPLLKTEYGQYLVKIADEVA from the coding sequence ATGAAAGGTATTATTTTAGCTGGAGGATCAGGTACACGTTTATATCCGATTACAAAATCAGTATCGAAACAAGCGTTACCAATTTATGATAAGCCGATGATTTATTATCCATTATCGGTATTAATGTTAGCAGGAATTAAAGATATTTTAGTTATCTCAACTCCGCGTGACATTACGTTATTCCAAGAATTATTAGGAGATGGATCTCATTTAGGATTAACGATTGAATATAAAGTTCAGGAACAACCAAACGGGTTAGCGGAAGCTTTCATTATCGGAGAAGAATTCATTGGTAATGATAAGGTAGCTTTGGTTTTAGGAGATAATATTTTCCATGGGTATGGATTTACTGAGCGTCTTCAAAAGGCAGTTAACCGTGAAGAGTCAACGATTTTTGGATACCATGTTAGTGATCCAAGTGCGTTTGGAGTGGTTGAATTTGATCAAGACTTTAATGTATTATCTATTGAAGAAAAACCAGCTCAACCTAAGTCAAATTATGCAGTTCCAGGATTATATTTCTACGATAATGAGGTGGTTGAAATCGCAAAAAATATTCAGCCGTCTCCACGTGGTGAGTTAGAAATCACAGATATTAATAATGAATACTTACGTCGTGGAAAATTAAAAGTTGAATTATTCGGACGTGGAATGGCTTGGTTGGATACTGGAACTCATCGTGGATTATTAGAAGCGTCTAACTATGTCGAAGCGGTTCAAACTCGTCAAGGTCTATTTGTTTCATGTTTAGAAGAAATTGCTTATCGTCAAGGTTATATTTCGAAAGAACAATTGCTAGAGTTAGCGAAGCCATTATTAAAAACAGAATATGGTCAATATTTAGTTAAAATCGCAGATGAGGTGGCATAA
- a CDS encoding glycosyltransferase family 2 protein, translated as MKRNMYTFSLIMATYGRKDEIREFILSLLKSNYDLSKVELIIVDQNDSIVLNDIVDEFKNELDIQHIRSDVKGLSLNRNIGIKKAKGDIIAFPDDDCKYFVNTLETVNELFQSTNADILMGKILDEANKDCIRKWPEKSIEIKRSNFYTKISSITIFKKITSKTKLFDENMGVGTYYGSNEDADTIYNELKEGKKVIYHPSIKLFHPSSVRKLPLAKIESYGLGFGALCKKNKDVYMLKLFYSIILYHSLKYSLAVLKNNKEEQEIRKAYIKSRLKGFKSYN; from the coding sequence TTGAAAAGAAATATGTATACATTCTCACTTATTATGGCTACTTATGGTAGAAAAGATGAGATTAGAGAATTTATCTTGAGTTTATTAAAGTCTAATTATGATTTATCAAAGGTTGAATTAATTATTGTTGATCAAAATGATTCTATTGTTTTAAACGATATTGTTGATGAATTTAAAAATGAATTGGATATTCAGCATATTAGGTCAGATGTTAAAGGGTTATCCTTAAATAGAAATATTGGAATAAAAAAAGCTAAAGGGGATATTATTGCCTTTCCTGATGATGATTGCAAGTATTTCGTGAATACTTTAGAAACTGTTAATGAACTGTTTCAGAGTACAAATGCAGATATATTAATGGGAAAAATATTAGATGAAGCTAATAAAGATTGTATTCGTAAGTGGCCAGAAAAAAGTATAGAGATTAAAAGAAGTAACTTCTACACTAAGATATCATCAATTACCATATTTAAGAAGATTACTTCAAAGACAAAATTATTCGATGAAAATATGGGAGTTGGTACTTACTACGGAAGTAATGAGGATGCAGATACTATCTATAATGAACTTAAAGAAGGAAAAAAGGTTATCTATCACCCAAGTATTAAATTATTTCATCCATCATCAGTCAGGAAATTGCCATTGGCTAAAATTGAATCCTATGGCTTAGGATTTGGTGCCTTATGTAAAAAAAATAAGGATGTATATATGTTGAAGTTATTCTATTCTATTATACTTTATCATTCTTTAAAATATTCATTAGCAGTATTAAAAAATAATAAAGAAGAGCAGGAGATTAGAAAAGCCTATATTAAGTCACGACTTAAAGGGTTTAAATCTTATAATTAA
- a CDS encoding glycosyltransferase, with translation MKKVLIVGPDFFGYNDSVKRGFEKLGYETKVYSYFDGYHGLKNKIICSLLGKIGVNYFKRKYDDRINYKILIEVEQYLPNYVLFIKPEKISNKTLEEIKVPKILWMMDSLFRYDKIIDNIKYYDLKYMFEENDVIRLVEMGVKSTFLPLAYDDEVYHPINKIEKDIDILFIGSLYPKRIELLENIINQFPSLNIEIYGKYTNIKQPNTYLKYFFSKYKKYFKNRNVIPREVNQLYARSKICLNMHHSQSNKGCNPRFFEIAANGAFQLVDNNQFIVEKYGEYVEYFSSIEELNQLIRKYIKEEELRISKQKDNQFITMNNSFAERVKVIHQHLQVGGS, from the coding sequence ATGAAGAAAGTATTAATAGTAGGACCAGATTTTTTTGGATATAATGACAGCGTAAAAAGAGGATTTGAAAAATTAGGTTATGAAACAAAAGTCTATTCTTATTTTGATGGATATCATGGCCTAAAGAATAAAATTATATGTAGTTTATTAGGTAAGATAGGTGTAAATTATTTCAAAAGAAAATATGATGATAGAATAAATTATAAGATTCTAATTGAGGTTGAACAATATCTTCCCAACTATGTGCTATTTATTAAGCCAGAAAAAATTTCAAACAAAACATTAGAGGAAATTAAAGTTCCCAAAATTCTATGGATGATGGATTCACTTTTCAGATATGACAAGATCATAGATAATATTAAATATTATGATTTGAAGTATATGTTTGAAGAAAACGATGTGATACGCTTAGTAGAAATGGGCGTTAAAAGTACATTTCTACCATTAGCTTACGATGATGAAGTTTATCATCCAATTAATAAAATAGAAAAAGATATTGATATCCTATTTATAGGTAGCTTATATCCAAAACGAATTGAATTATTAGAAAATATAATTAATCAATTTCCTAGCCTGAATATTGAAATTTATGGAAAGTATACAAATATCAAACAACCTAATACATATTTAAAATATTTCTTTTCGAAATATAAGAAGTATTTTAAAAATCGTAATGTTATTCCACGAGAGGTAAATCAGTTGTATGCTCGTAGTAAAATTTGCTTAAATATGCATCATTCTCAATCAAATAAAGGATGTAATCCACGCTTTTTTGAAATTGCAGCAAATGGGGCATTTCAACTAGTTGATAATAACCAGTTTATAGTTGAAAAATATGGAGAATATGTTGAATACTTTAGTTCTATAGAAGAGCTCAATCAGCTGATTAGAAAATATATTAAAGAAGAGGAATTAAGAATTTCGAAACAAAAAGATAATCAATTTATTACAATGAATAATAGTTTTGCTGAAAGAGTCAAGGTTATCCATCAACATTTACAGGTAGGAGGAAGCTAG
- a CDS encoding O-antigen ligase: MNIDIFREAFIRFKGKLQIIDVLFIFSLFSIFLNIPIYPIFFTSVIIVGIYSLYKDGFRKSLKEVKLNQWLLASFLLWAVVITLIRFTAYPSILIKLILNLVFLLIFSLVIQKRNNGSLRRIVVKSIRYIIILNFIQLLWIYIPNNLFYEVLFNGGFENSITRYVISEYSHIIGISNKNIWAVKLALFQILYLYDLSYHEKVGKSNYILVFISIFNMLFLLSRTAQVVYILALVYFVFERVNRVITKKIKIVFYTIGGVILLGIGYIFVDKILNIKLDVTDGGYVRLIYWQTFFENITNTHFLTGNGLLSARAFLEAYSPYYIGESNMHNVFLNTWLDFGLIGLILYTGFLGGTLYWTNQFRININFIFIIVVPLLFSFMLQYLGYDNDIVLYILCAYLISQINNKAEVS, from the coding sequence GTGAACATAGATATTTTCCGTGAAGCATTTATTAGATTTAAAGGTAAATTACAAATAATTGATGTTCTATTTATATTTTCATTATTTAGTATTTTTCTTAACATTCCTATTTATCCTATTTTTTTTACAAGTGTAATTATAGTTGGAATTTATTCGTTGTATAAGGATGGATTTAGAAAAAGTCTAAAAGAGGTAAAACTCAATCAATGGCTTTTAGCTAGTTTTCTACTATGGGCAGTTGTTATTACATTAATACGTTTTACAGCTTATCCTAGTATTTTAATTAAACTTATTTTAAACTTAGTATTTTTATTAATTTTTAGCTTAGTTATTCAAAAAAGAAATAATGGGAGTTTAAGAAGGATAGTTGTTAAATCAATTAGATATATTATTATATTAAATTTTATTCAGTTATTGTGGATATACATTCCAAATAATTTGTTTTATGAGGTCCTATTTAATGGAGGGTTTGAGAATTCGATAACTCGTTATGTTATATCAGAGTATTCACATATCATTGGAATTAGTAATAAGAATATTTGGGCAGTAAAATTAGCTCTGTTTCAGATCCTTTATCTATATGATTTAAGTTACCATGAAAAAGTCGGAAAAAGTAATTATATTTTAGTGTTTATTTCTATCTTTAATATGTTATTTTTATTAAGCCGTACTGCTCAAGTAGTGTATATACTAGCATTAGTATATTTTGTGTTCGAGAGAGTTAATAGAGTAATAACAAAAAAAATTAAAATTGTTTTTTATACAATTGGTGGAGTCATCTTATTAGGAATTGGATATATATTTGTTGATAAAATTTTAAATATAAAATTAGATGTAACAGATGGTGGCTATGTTCGATTAATTTATTGGCAAACATTTTTTGAAAATATTACAAATACACACTTTTTAACAGGAAATGGATTACTCTCTGCAAGAGCGTTCTTAGAAGCTTATTCACCTTATTATATAGGTGAAAGCAATATGCATAATGTCTTTTTAAATACATGGTTAGATTTTGGATTAATTGGTTTAATTTTATATACTGGTTTCTTAGGGGGAACATTATATTGGACAAATCAATTTAGAATTAATATTAATTTCATTTTTATTATAGTAGTGCCTTTATTATTTTCCTTTATGCTACAGTACTTAGGATATGATAATGATATTGTTTTATATATTTTATGTGCTTATTTAATTTCTCAGATAAATAATAAGGCGGAAGTCTCTTAA
- a CDS encoding glycosyltransferase — protein sequence MKKVSIILPIYNGESYLENLNSKIRSQKFEGDIEIIAPVSPSRDNSYEVAKDLFDVVYEVKNFNHGLTRHEAALKSKGDYLVFITQDILPANDYWLESLIDGLKGEVVATYSRQIPYNNATSIERLTRIYNYPNYNRLCNKETIVKWGRKNIYYSDSSSATVRSEYIKLNGYNYEVKTNEDVVYVCNVIESGKTVLYNCSSKVLHSHNFNLRETWDRYTQIGIFEAEHQDLLSVYSTNGEGVKLIKFMINALLKEKRYFDLIRFLFVECPIKLISYKLAFYNCKKQKEKKL from the coding sequence ATGAAAAAGGTTAGTATTATTTTACCAATTTATAATGGTGAATCTTATTTGGAAAATTTAAATAGTAAAATACGATCTCAAAAATTTGAAGGAGATATAGAGATTATTGCTCCAGTTAGTCCTTCGAGGGATAATAGCTATGAAGTAGCAAAAGATTTGTTTGATGTTGTATATGAAGTGAAAAATTTTAATCATGGTTTAACTCGTCATGAAGCAGCTTTAAAATCTAAAGGAGATTATTTAGTCTTTATTACGCAAGATATTCTACCTGCGAATGATTATTGGTTAGAGAGTCTAATTGATGGTCTTAAGGGGGAAGTTGTGGCAACATACTCTCGTCAAATTCCTTATAATAATGCGACCTCTATTGAACGATTAACGCGTATATATAATTATCCTAATTATAATCGTCTATGTAATAAGGAAACAATCGTAAAATGGGGGCGTAAAAATATTTATTATTCTGACTCGTCTTCAGCAACAGTAAGAAGTGAGTATATTAAATTAAACGGTTACAACTATGAAGTTAAAACAAATGAAGATGTTGTATATGTGTGTAATGTAATCGAGTCAGGAAAAACAGTCTTATATAACTGTAGTAGTAAAGTACTACATAGCCATAACTTTAATCTAAGAGAGACCTGGGATAGATACACTCAAATTGGAATTTTTGAAGCGGAACATCAAGACTTATTAAGTGTTTATAGTACAAATGGAGAAGGGGTTAAATTAATTAAGTTTATGATAAATGCTTTATTAAAAGAGAAAAGATATTTTGATTTAATAAGATTTCTTTTCGTGGAGTGTCCAATAAAGCTAATCAGTTATAAGTTAGCATTTTATAATTGTAAAAAACAAAAGGAGAAAAAGTTGTGA
- a CDS encoding sugar transferase: protein MKIISIKKNIDVMKRYFITKRVMDIVGSLIGLVLFSPIFLVVALLIKMEDPKGPIIFAHKRVGKNGELIPVYKFRSMYQNAGEMIKSFTPEQKKEYAETYKLKDDPRITKIGKFIRKTSLDEIPQFLNVLKGEMSIVGPRPVVEAELEKYGDKVDLYLMVTPGLTGMWQVHGRSDTSYEERVALDTYYVENRSILLDIKIILATFVSVIKGKGSY, encoded by the coding sequence ATGAAAATTATAAGTATAAAAAAAAATATTGATGTAATGAAAAGATATTTTATTACAAAAAGAGTTATGGATATAGTTGGGAGCTTAATTGGACTAGTATTATTTTCACCAATATTTTTAGTAGTGGCACTATTAATTAAAATGGAAGATCCAAAAGGACCCATTATTTTTGCACATAAAAGAGTTGGAAAGAACGGAGAGTTGATACCAGTATATAAGTTTCGGTCTATGTATCAGAACGCTGGTGAAATGATTAAATCGTTTACGCCAGAACAAAAAAAGGAATACGCAGAAACATATAAATTAAAAGACGATCCGCGAATTACAAAAATAGGAAAGTTTATTAGAAAAACAAGCTTAGATGAAATCCCGCAGTTTTTAAATGTATTAAAAGGAGAAATGAGTATTGTCGGACCACGTCCAGTAGTTGAAGCAGAGTTAGAGAAATATGGAGATAAAGTAGATCTATATTTAATGGTTACTCCAGGATTAACTGGAATGTGGCAAGTGCATGGACGAAGTGATACTTCATATGAAGAACGTGTAGCTCTAGATACTTATTATGTCGAAAATAGAAGTATTTTATTAGATATTAAGATTATTTTGGCAACATTTGTTAGTGTAATCAAAGGTAAAGGCTCTTATTAG